AAGTAAATATCTGGTATGCGCGACTGGCGTAAACGTGGAGAACCACGAGGGAGCGCATACGTCATCAGCCGTACGCCTGGGCAGAGTATCGGTTCTCTTTTAGAGATGATACTCTTTTTTCATTGAGGGGATGAAGCGGATGCAGAAGAGAAGAAATGTAGCTATTCTGATCTACGACAACGTTGAAGTGCTGGATTTTACGGGACCGTTTGAAGTGTTTATTACGGGCAGCAATCGCGGGCAGGATTTCCATGTGTTCACCGTGGCGGAGCATAACAGTCCCGTTACGGCCCTAGGCAATCTGAGCGTCAATCCGGCCTATACCATTCATGACTGTCCCAAGCCCGATGTCGTGCTTATCCCCGGCGGCTGGGGCTCCCGTCAGGAAATGCACAACAAGGTGCTGACCGATTGGATCAGGAAATGCGCTGACGAGTCGGAGTTGCTGCTATCCGTCTGCACCGGCGCGCTGATCCTTGCGAAGGCAGGAGTGCTGGAAGGGCTGAAGCTGACGACGAATCGTCTTGCAACCGAGGAGCTGAGGCAGGTCGCGCCGGCATCCGCCGAAATCTCCGAGACCGCCAGATACGTAGATAACGGGAAAATCATAATGTCCGCCGGCATTTCGGCCGGCATCGATATGTCCCTCTATGTCATCAGCCGGCTTCATGGCGAGGAGAGGGCCCTGCACACCGCAAAGCTGATGGAATATGATTGGGTGCCAAAAGAGCATTCTTGATCAAATATAAAAAACGTTTTCCTGATAGGATAGCCGTAACGATGAGCGAGGGAGCTGGATCAATCTTACGAATGGAACATTACACCCGAATCCAATATG
This region of Paenibacillus sp. JDR-2 genomic DNA includes:
- a CDS encoding DJ-1/PfpI family protein, whose translation is MQKRRNVAILIYDNVEVLDFTGPFEVFITGSNRGQDFHVFTVAEHNSPVTALGNLSVNPAYTIHDCPKPDVVLIPGGWGSRQEMHNKVLTDWIRKCADESELLLSVCTGALILAKAGVLEGLKLTTNRLATEELRQVAPASAEISETARYVDNGKIIMSAGISAGIDMSLYVISRLHGEERALHTAKLMEYDWVPKEHS